In Perca fluviatilis chromosome 3, GENO_Pfluv_1.0, whole genome shotgun sequence, the following proteins share a genomic window:
- the ppfibp2a gene encoding liprin-beta-2 isoform X1 codes for MDDIIAGKMGEGLFSALMRFGGQDCQASEGTSQLALATLVDPALKTLQLTEALRAVLEVQGSDEEQDSLRKHVSTNTAHVILKWLKRDEVNLHSSGNSESYQERLSRLEGDKESLILQVSVLTDQVEAQGAKISDLQSSLVEHQHKLNSTEEMLQQELLHRTSLENQKLNLMGEVSYLKLKLADMEGKQSHGAERQHKAETVVNFISELQEQMCRFQKEINSKIQEKKALEIPADNSSPVSCGSCPTESTEGEGSTIGPSCDRNPGLMHKLEEASDGPDGNAHNLEGGSSDAEQQYYCGEESGLLKELRILKDKVEHLEDQKLHYEKKLKATKAEISSLQQLLLSKNAEIESLHNQLLARSSPSPESSERDQELQNLRSGMKSLTAANDEKDRRIEELTLLLNQCKQFREVTHTTRQAPPAVRSLSNGRTPSSSSDEEAHVLMKNTDSASAKSVDVKSEVSTSSSSSQQTSISSAQKDSDSRTEPQTFSSSMNDLTNAPLQKSGLDDTRSQTLPVNSSLSEQNGSEDSSSEIQSQRSPDGSEDGDSSQRKLEKVDDSTSSDNSPVHSGANTQPGQRAVGSPEYMKNNRSFKRLWGKLRRTQSGGLQAADPDAGQFRRGGLRATAGPRLTRTPESYDSARDMNVPFSQWTKEQVCGWLEDYGLGQYVNLTRQWVENGQMLLSATPQDFEKEMGMKNPLHRKKLQLALKAFTTKVIEKSSELDYIWVTRWLDDIGLPQYKDHFHEARVDGRMIQYLTVNDLLTLKVTSQLHHLSIKCAIHVLHANKFNPNCLRRRPGEEKQPSPSEVVQWSNHRVMEWLRAVDLAEYAPNLRGSGVHGGLIILEPRFSSETLALLLNIPPQKTLLRRHLATAFSALVGHQATQEKREYGNATGHVPLTTTAKVKPKKLGFTQFSHLRKRKPDESADYICPIDTGALTVNGVSRLPSAALRGLSPNLDRQTERREQVGIKALANSPKQ; via the exons GCAAAATGGGTGAAGGGCTGTTCAGTGCTCTTATGCGGTTCGGTGGCCAGGATTGCCAGGCCTCAGAGGGTACCTCACAGTTGGCCCTTGCCACACTTGTGGACCCTGCCCTCAAGACTCTCCAACTGACTGAGGCCCTCAGGGCAGTGCTGGAGGTTCAAGGAAGTGATGAAGAACAGGACTCTCTCAGGAAACATGTCTCCACTAATACAGCACATGTAATATTAAAATGGCTGAAGAGAGATGAG GTAAACCTCCATTCATCTGGCAATAGTGAGTCCTACCAGGAACGGTTATCACGTCTGGAGGGAGACAAAGAGTCACTTATTCTGCAG gtaAGTGTGCTGACAGACCAGGTGGAAGCTCAGGGGGCCAAGATCAGCGATCTACAGAGTTCTCTGGTGGAGCATCAGCACAAACTCAACTCCACTGAGGAGATGCTACAGCAG GAACTCCTGCATAGGACGTCACTGGAAAACCAGAAGTTGAATCTTATGGGGGAGGTGTCCTACCTGAAACTAAAGCTGGCAGACATGGAGGGAAAACAGAGCCATGGAGCTGAAAGGCAGCACAAAGCAGAG ACTGTAGTGAATTTCATTAGTGAGCTGCAGGAGCAGATGTGTAGGTTTCAGAAGGAGATCAATAGCAAGATCCAGGAGAAAAAGGCCTTGGAGATCCCGGCTGACAACAGCTCTCCAGTGTCGTGCGGCTCGTGCCCCACGGAGTCCACCGAGGGCGAGGGATCAACCATCGGGCCGTCCTGTGACAGAAACCCAGGCTTGATGCACAAACTAGAAGAGGCTTCAGATGGGCCTGATGGGAATGCACACAACCTGGAAGGTGGTAGCTCAGATGCAGAGCAGCAATACTACTGTGGAGAAGAAAGT GGCTTACTTAAAGAGCTCAGGATTCTCAAGGACAAAGTGGAGCACCTGGAGGATCAGAAGTTACACTATGAGAAGAAACTCAAAGCAACAAAG GCAGAgatcagcagccttcagcagctTCTGCTCAGTAAGAACGCTGAGATCGAGAGCTTGCACAATCAGCTGCTGGCCAGATCATCTCCATCCCCTGAGAGCTCGGAGAGAG ATCAGGAGCTGCAGAACCTTAGGAGTGGAATGAAATCACTGACCGCTGCTAATGATGAAAAG GACAGACGTATCGAAGAGCTCACTCTGCTCCTGAATCAGTGCAAGCAATTCAGAGAGGTCACTCACACCACAAGGCAAG CTCCACCTGCTGTTCGTTCATTGTCAAATGGTAGGACTCCATCAAGCAGCAGTGATGAAGAGGCGCACGTACTGATGAAGAATACTGACTCTGCCAGTGCAAAATCAGTGGATGTAAAGTCTGAA GTTTCCACAAGCAGTTCTTCCTCCCAACAAACATCTATTTCATCAGCCCAGAAGGACAGTGATTCCAG AACAGAACCACAGACCTTCTCAAGTAGTATGAACGACCTAACAAATGCACCTTTACAAAAG AGTGGTCTGGATGACACCAGAAGTCAGACGCTGCCTGTGAATTCCTCTCTGTCAGAGCAGAATGGGAGCGAAGACAGCAGCAGCGAAATACAGAGTCAAAGGTCTCCAGATGGGAGTGAAGATGGAGACTCCAGCCAAA GAAAGTTGGAGAAAGTCGATGACAGCACTTCAAGTGATAATTCCCCTGTTCATTCTGGAGCAAACACACAACCTGGCCAACGGGCTGTGGGCTCACCAGAATACATGAAGAATAACAGGAGCTTTAAAAGGCTCTGGGGAAA ACTTCGAAGAACCCAGTCTGGAGGGCTCCAGGCAGCGGATCCAGATGCCGGTCAGTTTAGAAGAGGTGGACTGCGTGCGACAGCAGGACCCAGACTGACCAGGACCCCCGAATCTTATGACTCTGCACG tGATATGAATGTTCCATTCAGCCAGTGGACCAAGGAGCAAGTATGTGGCTGGCTGGAGGACTATGGACTGGGCCAGTATGTCAATCTCACCAGGCAGTGGGTTGAAAATGGACAGATGCTGCTGTCTGCCACACCTCAGGACTTTGAGAAG GAGATGGGTATGAAGAATCCACTGCACAGGAAGAAGCTGCAGCTTGCTCTGAAGGCATTCACCACTAAAGTTATAGAGAAATCGTCAGAGCTGGACTACATCTGGGTCACCC GCTGGTTGGATGATATTGGTTTGCCTCAGTATAAAGACCACTTCCATGAAGCTCGAGTGGATGGTCGAATGATACAATACCTCACAGTG AATGACCTCTTGACTCTAAAGGTCACCAGCCAGCTTCATCATCTCAGTATTAAATGTGCCATCCATGTCCTTCATGCCAACAAGTTCAACCCCAACTGTCTTCGACGTAGGCCAGGGGAAGAG AAACAGCCCTCTCCCTCAGAGGTGGTGCAGTGGTCTAACCATCGCGTGATGGAGTGGCTTAGAGCAGTGGATCTAGCTGAGTATGCCCCCAATCTACGGGGCAGCGGTGTTCATGGTGGGCTGATT ATCCTGGAGCCTCGCTTCAGCTCAGAGACTTTGGCCCTGCTGTTAAATATTCCTCCGCAGAAGACTTTGCTGCGCCGCCACCTCGCCACTGCCTTCTCTGCCCTGGTGGGGCATCAGGCCACGCAGGAGAAGCGAGAGTATGGCAATGCCACAGGCCACGTGCCCCTCACTACCACTGCTAAAGTAAAG cCAAAGAAGCTGGGTTTCACTCAATTTAGTCACCTCAGGAAGAGGAAACCTGATGAATCTGCGGACTATATCTGCCCAATAGACACTGGAGCGTTGACAGTGAATGGAGTTTCTCGCTTGCCCTCTGCAGCACTTAGGGGCCTTAGCCCCAACTTggacagacagactgagaggCGCGAGCAGGTGGGGATAAAAGCTCTGGCTAATAGCCCAaaacaataa
- the ppfibp2a gene encoding liprin-beta-2 isoform X5: MEYDIDFYRHFAWLRKVNLHSSGNSESYQERLSRLEGDKESLILQVSVLTDQVEAQGAKISDLQSSLVEHQHKLNSTEEMLQQELLHRTSLENQKLNLMGEVSYLKLKLADMEGKQSHGAERQHKAEGLLKELRILKDKVEHLEDQKLHYEKKLKATKAEISSLQQLLLSKNAEIESLHNQLLARSSPSPESSERDQELQNLRSGMKSLTAANDEKDRRIEELTLLLNQCKQFREVTHTTRQAPPAVRSLSNGRTPSSSSDEEAHVLMKNTDSASAKSVDVKSEVSTSSSSSQQTSISSAQKDSDSRTEPQTFSSSMNDLTNAPLQKSGLDDTRSQTLPVNSSLSEQNGSEDSSSEIQSQRSPDGSEDGDSSQRKLEKVDDSTSSDNSPVHSGANTQPGQRAVGSPEYMKNNRSFKRLWGKLRRTQSGGLQAADPDAGQFRRGGLRATAGPRLTRTPESYDSARDMNVPFSQWTKEQVCGWLEDYGLGQYVNLTRQWVENGQMLLSATPQDFEKEMGMKNPLHRKKLQLALKAFTTKVIEKSSELDYIWVTRWLDDIGLPQYKDHFHEARVDGRMIQYLTVNDLLTLKVTSQLHHLSIKCAIHVLHANKFNPNCLRRRPGEEKQPSPSEVVQWSNHRVMEWLRAVDLAEYAPNLRGSGVHGGLIILEPRFSSETLALLLNIPPQKTLLRRHLATAFSALVGHQATQEKREYGNATGHVPLTTTAKVKPKKLGFTQFSHLRKRKPDESADYICPIDTGALTVNGVSRLPSAALRGLSPNLDRQTERREQVGIKALANSPKQ, from the exons ATGGAGTATGATATTGACTTCTACAGACATTTTGCCTGGCTTAGGAAG GTAAACCTCCATTCATCTGGCAATAGTGAGTCCTACCAGGAACGGTTATCACGTCTGGAGGGAGACAAAGAGTCACTTATTCTGCAG gtaAGTGTGCTGACAGACCAGGTGGAAGCTCAGGGGGCCAAGATCAGCGATCTACAGAGTTCTCTGGTGGAGCATCAGCACAAACTCAACTCCACTGAGGAGATGCTACAGCAG GAACTCCTGCATAGGACGTCACTGGAAAACCAGAAGTTGAATCTTATGGGGGAGGTGTCCTACCTGAAACTAAAGCTGGCAGACATGGAGGGAAAACAGAGCCATGGAGCTGAAAGGCAGCACAAAGCAGAG GGCTTACTTAAAGAGCTCAGGATTCTCAAGGACAAAGTGGAGCACCTGGAGGATCAGAAGTTACACTATGAGAAGAAACTCAAAGCAACAAAG GCAGAgatcagcagccttcagcagctTCTGCTCAGTAAGAACGCTGAGATCGAGAGCTTGCACAATCAGCTGCTGGCCAGATCATCTCCATCCCCTGAGAGCTCGGAGAGAG ATCAGGAGCTGCAGAACCTTAGGAGTGGAATGAAATCACTGACCGCTGCTAATGATGAAAAG GACAGACGTATCGAAGAGCTCACTCTGCTCCTGAATCAGTGCAAGCAATTCAGAGAGGTCACTCACACCACAAGGCAAG CTCCACCTGCTGTTCGTTCATTGTCAAATGGTAGGACTCCATCAAGCAGCAGTGATGAAGAGGCGCACGTACTGATGAAGAATACTGACTCTGCCAGTGCAAAATCAGTGGATGTAAAGTCTGAA GTTTCCACAAGCAGTTCTTCCTCCCAACAAACATCTATTTCATCAGCCCAGAAGGACAGTGATTCCAG AACAGAACCACAGACCTTCTCAAGTAGTATGAACGACCTAACAAATGCACCTTTACAAAAG AGTGGTCTGGATGACACCAGAAGTCAGACGCTGCCTGTGAATTCCTCTCTGTCAGAGCAGAATGGGAGCGAAGACAGCAGCAGCGAAATACAGAGTCAAAGGTCTCCAGATGGGAGTGAAGATGGAGACTCCAGCCAAA GAAAGTTGGAGAAAGTCGATGACAGCACTTCAAGTGATAATTCCCCTGTTCATTCTGGAGCAAACACACAACCTGGCCAACGGGCTGTGGGCTCACCAGAATACATGAAGAATAACAGGAGCTTTAAAAGGCTCTGGGGAAA ACTTCGAAGAACCCAGTCTGGAGGGCTCCAGGCAGCGGATCCAGATGCCGGTCAGTTTAGAAGAGGTGGACTGCGTGCGACAGCAGGACCCAGACTGACCAGGACCCCCGAATCTTATGACTCTGCACG tGATATGAATGTTCCATTCAGCCAGTGGACCAAGGAGCAAGTATGTGGCTGGCTGGAGGACTATGGACTGGGCCAGTATGTCAATCTCACCAGGCAGTGGGTTGAAAATGGACAGATGCTGCTGTCTGCCACACCTCAGGACTTTGAGAAG GAGATGGGTATGAAGAATCCACTGCACAGGAAGAAGCTGCAGCTTGCTCTGAAGGCATTCACCACTAAAGTTATAGAGAAATCGTCAGAGCTGGACTACATCTGGGTCACCC GCTGGTTGGATGATATTGGTTTGCCTCAGTATAAAGACCACTTCCATGAAGCTCGAGTGGATGGTCGAATGATACAATACCTCACAGTG AATGACCTCTTGACTCTAAAGGTCACCAGCCAGCTTCATCATCTCAGTATTAAATGTGCCATCCATGTCCTTCATGCCAACAAGTTCAACCCCAACTGTCTTCGACGTAGGCCAGGGGAAGAG AAACAGCCCTCTCCCTCAGAGGTGGTGCAGTGGTCTAACCATCGCGTGATGGAGTGGCTTAGAGCAGTGGATCTAGCTGAGTATGCCCCCAATCTACGGGGCAGCGGTGTTCATGGTGGGCTGATT ATCCTGGAGCCTCGCTTCAGCTCAGAGACTTTGGCCCTGCTGTTAAATATTCCTCCGCAGAAGACTTTGCTGCGCCGCCACCTCGCCACTGCCTTCTCTGCCCTGGTGGGGCATCAGGCCACGCAGGAGAAGCGAGAGTATGGCAATGCCACAGGCCACGTGCCCCTCACTACCACTGCTAAAGTAAAG cCAAAGAAGCTGGGTTTCACTCAATTTAGTCACCTCAGGAAGAGGAAACCTGATGAATCTGCGGACTATATCTGCCCAATAGACACTGGAGCGTTGACAGTGAATGGAGTTTCTCGCTTGCCCTCTGCAGCACTTAGGGGCCTTAGCCCCAACTTggacagacagactgagaggCGCGAGCAGGTGGGGATAAAAGCTCTGGCTAATAGCCCAaaacaataa
- the ppfibp2a gene encoding liprin-beta-2 isoform X3 — protein MNQELLHRTSLENQKLNLMGEVSYLKLKLADMEGKQSHGAERQHKAETVVNFISELQEQMCRFQKEINSKIQEKKALEIPADNSSPVSCGSCPTESTEGEGSTIGPSCDRNPGLMHKLEEASDGPDGNAHNLEGGSSDAEQQYYCGEESGLLKELRILKDKVEHLEDQKLHYEKKLKATKAEISSLQQLLLSKNAEIESLHNQLLARSSPSPESSERDQELQNLRSGMKSLTAANDEKDRRIEELTLLLNQCKQFREVTHTTRQAPPAVRSLSNGRTPSSSSDEEAHVLMKNTDSASAKSVDVKSEVSTSSSSSQQTSISSAQKDSDSRTEPQTFSSSMNDLTNAPLQKSGLDDTRSQTLPVNSSLSEQNGSEDSSSEIQSQRSPDGSEDGDSSQRKLEKVDDSTSSDNSPVHSGANTQPGQRAVGSPEYMKNNRSFKRLWGKLRRTQSGGLQAADPDAGQFRRGGLRATAGPRLTRTPESYDSARDMNVPFSQWTKEQVCGWLEDYGLGQYVNLTRQWVENGQMLLSATPQDFEKEMGMKNPLHRKKLQLALKAFTTKVIEKSSELDYIWVTRWLDDIGLPQYKDHFHEARVDGRMIQYLTVNDLLTLKVTSQLHHLSIKCAIHVLHANKFNPNCLRRRPGEEKQPSPSEVVQWSNHRVMEWLRAVDLAEYAPNLRGSGVHGGLIILEPRFSSETLALLLNIPPQKTLLRRHLATAFSALVGHQATQEKREYGNATGHVPLTTTAKVKPKKLGFTQFSHLRKRKPDESADYICPIDTGALTVNGVSRLPSAALRGLSPNLDRQTERREQVGIKALANSPKQ, from the exons ATGAACCAG GAACTCCTGCATAGGACGTCACTGGAAAACCAGAAGTTGAATCTTATGGGGGAGGTGTCCTACCTGAAACTAAAGCTGGCAGACATGGAGGGAAAACAGAGCCATGGAGCTGAAAGGCAGCACAAAGCAGAG ACTGTAGTGAATTTCATTAGTGAGCTGCAGGAGCAGATGTGTAGGTTTCAGAAGGAGATCAATAGCAAGATCCAGGAGAAAAAGGCCTTGGAGATCCCGGCTGACAACAGCTCTCCAGTGTCGTGCGGCTCGTGCCCCACGGAGTCCACCGAGGGCGAGGGATCAACCATCGGGCCGTCCTGTGACAGAAACCCAGGCTTGATGCACAAACTAGAAGAGGCTTCAGATGGGCCTGATGGGAATGCACACAACCTGGAAGGTGGTAGCTCAGATGCAGAGCAGCAATACTACTGTGGAGAAGAAAGT GGCTTACTTAAAGAGCTCAGGATTCTCAAGGACAAAGTGGAGCACCTGGAGGATCAGAAGTTACACTATGAGAAGAAACTCAAAGCAACAAAG GCAGAgatcagcagccttcagcagctTCTGCTCAGTAAGAACGCTGAGATCGAGAGCTTGCACAATCAGCTGCTGGCCAGATCATCTCCATCCCCTGAGAGCTCGGAGAGAG ATCAGGAGCTGCAGAACCTTAGGAGTGGAATGAAATCACTGACCGCTGCTAATGATGAAAAG GACAGACGTATCGAAGAGCTCACTCTGCTCCTGAATCAGTGCAAGCAATTCAGAGAGGTCACTCACACCACAAGGCAAG CTCCACCTGCTGTTCGTTCATTGTCAAATGGTAGGACTCCATCAAGCAGCAGTGATGAAGAGGCGCACGTACTGATGAAGAATACTGACTCTGCCAGTGCAAAATCAGTGGATGTAAAGTCTGAA GTTTCCACAAGCAGTTCTTCCTCCCAACAAACATCTATTTCATCAGCCCAGAAGGACAGTGATTCCAG AACAGAACCACAGACCTTCTCAAGTAGTATGAACGACCTAACAAATGCACCTTTACAAAAG AGTGGTCTGGATGACACCAGAAGTCAGACGCTGCCTGTGAATTCCTCTCTGTCAGAGCAGAATGGGAGCGAAGACAGCAGCAGCGAAATACAGAGTCAAAGGTCTCCAGATGGGAGTGAAGATGGAGACTCCAGCCAAA GAAAGTTGGAGAAAGTCGATGACAGCACTTCAAGTGATAATTCCCCTGTTCATTCTGGAGCAAACACACAACCTGGCCAACGGGCTGTGGGCTCACCAGAATACATGAAGAATAACAGGAGCTTTAAAAGGCTCTGGGGAAA ACTTCGAAGAACCCAGTCTGGAGGGCTCCAGGCAGCGGATCCAGATGCCGGTCAGTTTAGAAGAGGTGGACTGCGTGCGACAGCAGGACCCAGACTGACCAGGACCCCCGAATCTTATGACTCTGCACG tGATATGAATGTTCCATTCAGCCAGTGGACCAAGGAGCAAGTATGTGGCTGGCTGGAGGACTATGGACTGGGCCAGTATGTCAATCTCACCAGGCAGTGGGTTGAAAATGGACAGATGCTGCTGTCTGCCACACCTCAGGACTTTGAGAAG GAGATGGGTATGAAGAATCCACTGCACAGGAAGAAGCTGCAGCTTGCTCTGAAGGCATTCACCACTAAAGTTATAGAGAAATCGTCAGAGCTGGACTACATCTGGGTCACCC GCTGGTTGGATGATATTGGTTTGCCTCAGTATAAAGACCACTTCCATGAAGCTCGAGTGGATGGTCGAATGATACAATACCTCACAGTG AATGACCTCTTGACTCTAAAGGTCACCAGCCAGCTTCATCATCTCAGTATTAAATGTGCCATCCATGTCCTTCATGCCAACAAGTTCAACCCCAACTGTCTTCGACGTAGGCCAGGGGAAGAG AAACAGCCCTCTCCCTCAGAGGTGGTGCAGTGGTCTAACCATCGCGTGATGGAGTGGCTTAGAGCAGTGGATCTAGCTGAGTATGCCCCCAATCTACGGGGCAGCGGTGTTCATGGTGGGCTGATT ATCCTGGAGCCTCGCTTCAGCTCAGAGACTTTGGCCCTGCTGTTAAATATTCCTCCGCAGAAGACTTTGCTGCGCCGCCACCTCGCCACTGCCTTCTCTGCCCTGGTGGGGCATCAGGCCACGCAGGAGAAGCGAGAGTATGGCAATGCCACAGGCCACGTGCCCCTCACTACCACTGCTAAAGTAAAG cCAAAGAAGCTGGGTTTCACTCAATTTAGTCACCTCAGGAAGAGGAAACCTGATGAATCTGCGGACTATATCTGCCCAATAGACACTGGAGCGTTGACAGTGAATGGAGTTTCTCGCTTGCCCTCTGCAGCACTTAGGGGCCTTAGCCCCAACTTggacagacagactgagaggCGCGAGCAGGTGGGGATAAAAGCTCTGGCTAATAGCCCAaaacaataa
- the ppfibp2a gene encoding liprin-beta-2 isoform X2 has protein sequence MEYDIDFYRHFAWLRKVNLHSSGNSESYQERLSRLEGDKESLILQVSVLTDQVEAQGAKISDLQSSLVEHQHKLNSTEEMLQQELLHRTSLENQKLNLMGEVSYLKLKLADMEGKQSHGAERQHKAETVVNFISELQEQMCRFQKEINSKIQEKKALEIPADNSSPVSCGSCPTESTEGEGSTIGPSCDRNPGLMHKLEEASDGPDGNAHNLEGGSSDAEQQYYCGEESGLLKELRILKDKVEHLEDQKLHYEKKLKATKAEISSLQQLLLSKNAEIESLHNQLLARSSPSPESSERDQELQNLRSGMKSLTAANDEKDRRIEELTLLLNQCKQFREVTHTTRQAPPAVRSLSNGRTPSSSSDEEAHVLMKNTDSASAKSVDVKSEVSTSSSSSQQTSISSAQKDSDSRTEPQTFSSSMNDLTNAPLQKSGLDDTRSQTLPVNSSLSEQNGSEDSSSEIQSQRSPDGSEDGDSSQRKLEKVDDSTSSDNSPVHSGANTQPGQRAVGSPEYMKNNRSFKRLWGKLRRTQSGGLQAADPDAGQFRRGGLRATAGPRLTRTPESYDSARDMNVPFSQWTKEQVCGWLEDYGLGQYVNLTRQWVENGQMLLSATPQDFEKEMGMKNPLHRKKLQLALKAFTTKVIEKSSELDYIWVTRWLDDIGLPQYKDHFHEARVDGRMIQYLTVNDLLTLKVTSQLHHLSIKCAIHVLHANKFNPNCLRRRPGEEKQPSPSEVVQWSNHRVMEWLRAVDLAEYAPNLRGSGVHGGLIILEPRFSSETLALLLNIPPQKTLLRRHLATAFSALVGHQATQEKREYGNATGHVPLTTTAKVKPKKLGFTQFSHLRKRKPDESADYICPIDTGALTVNGVSRLPSAALRGLSPNLDRQTERREQVGIKALANSPKQ, from the exons ATGGAGTATGATATTGACTTCTACAGACATTTTGCCTGGCTTAGGAAG GTAAACCTCCATTCATCTGGCAATAGTGAGTCCTACCAGGAACGGTTATCACGTCTGGAGGGAGACAAAGAGTCACTTATTCTGCAG gtaAGTGTGCTGACAGACCAGGTGGAAGCTCAGGGGGCCAAGATCAGCGATCTACAGAGTTCTCTGGTGGAGCATCAGCACAAACTCAACTCCACTGAGGAGATGCTACAGCAG GAACTCCTGCATAGGACGTCACTGGAAAACCAGAAGTTGAATCTTATGGGGGAGGTGTCCTACCTGAAACTAAAGCTGGCAGACATGGAGGGAAAACAGAGCCATGGAGCTGAAAGGCAGCACAAAGCAGAG ACTGTAGTGAATTTCATTAGTGAGCTGCAGGAGCAGATGTGTAGGTTTCAGAAGGAGATCAATAGCAAGATCCAGGAGAAAAAGGCCTTGGAGATCCCGGCTGACAACAGCTCTCCAGTGTCGTGCGGCTCGTGCCCCACGGAGTCCACCGAGGGCGAGGGATCAACCATCGGGCCGTCCTGTGACAGAAACCCAGGCTTGATGCACAAACTAGAAGAGGCTTCAGATGGGCCTGATGGGAATGCACACAACCTGGAAGGTGGTAGCTCAGATGCAGAGCAGCAATACTACTGTGGAGAAGAAAGT GGCTTACTTAAAGAGCTCAGGATTCTCAAGGACAAAGTGGAGCACCTGGAGGATCAGAAGTTACACTATGAGAAGAAACTCAAAGCAACAAAG GCAGAgatcagcagccttcagcagctTCTGCTCAGTAAGAACGCTGAGATCGAGAGCTTGCACAATCAGCTGCTGGCCAGATCATCTCCATCCCCTGAGAGCTCGGAGAGAG ATCAGGAGCTGCAGAACCTTAGGAGTGGAATGAAATCACTGACCGCTGCTAATGATGAAAAG GACAGACGTATCGAAGAGCTCACTCTGCTCCTGAATCAGTGCAAGCAATTCAGAGAGGTCACTCACACCACAAGGCAAG CTCCACCTGCTGTTCGTTCATTGTCAAATGGTAGGACTCCATCAAGCAGCAGTGATGAAGAGGCGCACGTACTGATGAAGAATACTGACTCTGCCAGTGCAAAATCAGTGGATGTAAAGTCTGAA GTTTCCACAAGCAGTTCTTCCTCCCAACAAACATCTATTTCATCAGCCCAGAAGGACAGTGATTCCAG AACAGAACCACAGACCTTCTCAAGTAGTATGAACGACCTAACAAATGCACCTTTACAAAAG AGTGGTCTGGATGACACCAGAAGTCAGACGCTGCCTGTGAATTCCTCTCTGTCAGAGCAGAATGGGAGCGAAGACAGCAGCAGCGAAATACAGAGTCAAAGGTCTCCAGATGGGAGTGAAGATGGAGACTCCAGCCAAA GAAAGTTGGAGAAAGTCGATGACAGCACTTCAAGTGATAATTCCCCTGTTCATTCTGGAGCAAACACACAACCTGGCCAACGGGCTGTGGGCTCACCAGAATACATGAAGAATAACAGGAGCTTTAAAAGGCTCTGGGGAAA ACTTCGAAGAACCCAGTCTGGAGGGCTCCAGGCAGCGGATCCAGATGCCGGTCAGTTTAGAAGAGGTGGACTGCGTGCGACAGCAGGACCCAGACTGACCAGGACCCCCGAATCTTATGACTCTGCACG tGATATGAATGTTCCATTCAGCCAGTGGACCAAGGAGCAAGTATGTGGCTGGCTGGAGGACTATGGACTGGGCCAGTATGTCAATCTCACCAGGCAGTGGGTTGAAAATGGACAGATGCTGCTGTCTGCCACACCTCAGGACTTTGAGAAG GAGATGGGTATGAAGAATCCACTGCACAGGAAGAAGCTGCAGCTTGCTCTGAAGGCATTCACCACTAAAGTTATAGAGAAATCGTCAGAGCTGGACTACATCTGGGTCACCC GCTGGTTGGATGATATTGGTTTGCCTCAGTATAAAGACCACTTCCATGAAGCTCGAGTGGATGGTCGAATGATACAATACCTCACAGTG AATGACCTCTTGACTCTAAAGGTCACCAGCCAGCTTCATCATCTCAGTATTAAATGTGCCATCCATGTCCTTCATGCCAACAAGTTCAACCCCAACTGTCTTCGACGTAGGCCAGGGGAAGAG AAACAGCCCTCTCCCTCAGAGGTGGTGCAGTGGTCTAACCATCGCGTGATGGAGTGGCTTAGAGCAGTGGATCTAGCTGAGTATGCCCCCAATCTACGGGGCAGCGGTGTTCATGGTGGGCTGATT ATCCTGGAGCCTCGCTTCAGCTCAGAGACTTTGGCCCTGCTGTTAAATATTCCTCCGCAGAAGACTTTGCTGCGCCGCCACCTCGCCACTGCCTTCTCTGCCCTGGTGGGGCATCAGGCCACGCAGGAGAAGCGAGAGTATGGCAATGCCACAGGCCACGTGCCCCTCACTACCACTGCTAAAGTAAAG cCAAAGAAGCTGGGTTTCACTCAATTTAGTCACCTCAGGAAGAGGAAACCTGATGAATCTGCGGACTATATCTGCCCAATAGACACTGGAGCGTTGACAGTGAATGGAGTTTCTCGCTTGCCCTCTGCAGCACTTAGGGGCCTTAGCCCCAACTTggacagacagactgagaggCGCGAGCAGGTGGGGATAAAAGCTCTGGCTAATAGCCCAaaacaataa